The DNA window TCTTCATTTTCTCTGCCAGCATGCTCTCCAGAGTGGGGCGATGGTGGGTGATAAAATAGGCTGCCAGTGCCTCGACAGACATATGCTCGAACAGCAAGGTGGCAGGCAGCTTCCCAAAGTCTTTCTCGAGCTCCTTATTGATCTCCATGACCACCAGGGAGTCCACGCCGTATTTTTCAAAAGAGGCCCGGTTATTTATCTCACCTTTTTGTATCTTCAGTACCCGGCACAGCACTTCCTTTACATATTCCCGCGTCATTTCCTGAAAGTCCTGCAAGTTCTGCATGCCTGCGGCTTGCTGCATGCTTCCACTATTCTCTTTCCCCCTGAGGGGCGATGTCGCTAACTTATCGCTCCGTACCACAGGGCCCCTCACCTGCCACAGGGGCTCCCTGCCGGCCCTCTCCCCAGAGGGGCGAGGGAGAATAGATGTGCCTTCACTACGATCTTCCCCCTTGAGGGGGGAGGCGGGGTGGGGGTGATGGCTGTTTTCATCCTCCTCATCGAGAGCCAGAGAGTCCCCTGGGCAGGGGAAACGGGGAATATCTGGTATGCCAGTCTCGGCCAGGGCAGGCTCTTGAGGTGAACCTTCCGGGAAAAGAGTTTTATCTTCATGAGTTTCAGAGACTTCAGGAGAGAGAGCCGCAACCAGGGCCAGACCATCACTCTCGCCCACGATTACGCTTTGCTCGAATCCCCCCTCAATCGTGTATTGCTCGGATTTCTCCTCTCCACATTGCTCGGATCTCTTGCCGGCTTCCTGGGGGGGGATGGTGAATATACGGGTCCGTCCAATACCGTTTGCTGCCAGTACCTGCTTCCATCCGGCTGCATCGAGCAGGGGTGATCCTTTGAGGCGGTTTTCCTCGTCCTCGAACAGCCACCATCCGCTGGTCAGACCGAAGGTCAGGGTGGCAAAATCCTGCACCCGGGTAACTTCGTTGAGAATCAGCAGCCCATTGGTCTTGAGCAGCTTTTTGATCTGACCTATGGTATGATGCATCCTCCTGGTGGCATGAACCACATTGCTGGCCAGGACAATATCTGCACTCCCTGGCTCAAAGCCCTGCTCTTGGGGGTCTTTTTCAATGTCAAGCACCTTAAACTCCACAAAGGGATAATCATCACCGTACATGCTTTTCCCATACTGGACAAATCCTGCGGAAATATCAGTGTAGAGATAGCTCACATTTTCCCGGTACTGGCTGATTGCTTCCAGAATAAAGGTGCTTGTCCCGCCGACTCCTGCCCCCAGCTCGATGAGCTGGATTCTGGCCTGAGCCTTGGCCTGAGTCTGATCCGGAGCCGCATCCTGTGCCTGAGTCTGAGCCTGAGCCTGAGCATCCTGCCCGACCTGAGCATCCTGCCCGATCCTGTGCTCCAGATAGAGCCTGATCAGGTCAGCCATCAGGTTATTGGCAGAGTCTGCAATCGTATTTCCCCGGTAGATGTTCTCTACCAGTTCCATTGAGCCATTGGGAAACATCACCTGCATATGGTCCTTGCGGCCGGTCAATATCTCAGGATACTCACTCACACACGCCCACAGCAGCTCAAGATGGCCTGCTATCTCAGGAAAGTCTTGCGCCAGAAGATGCCTTCTTTCGCCAAGGTCTTTGCAGCCTTCCTGCCCGGTAAGCCCGCCCCCTTGATCCTTGTTTTCAACCTCCCTGGTGGTCACAATCTCCTCACCCCTGAGCTGTACAAACCCAGCCTTGATAAGAATATCCATCAGGGCCTCATACAGCCGGGAATAGCCGGGTGCAATCTTAAGCCGATCCTTAAGCTGGTCTTTTCTGTAGCGCTCTCCACTGCCCCGGAATACTCCCATCCGCTGAAAGGCATCGAGCAGCAGCAACCGGCCATACCGCTCAAGCTCATTGCAGGCACGCTGTAACCGGCTCACCTCATTTTGTTTACCCGCTGGTCGGGTATCATCCGGCAGTTGAGCATCATGCGGTTGGGCATCTTCCTGCAACTGAGTGCCGTGCTGGGGCGGCAAAACTTCAGGTATTCCCCGTCTTGTATGGAAGTCTTCCCTCCACTCCTCCCCCTTGAAGGGGGAGGTTGGGTGGGGGTGATGGTTGTTTTCACCCTCCTCATCGAGAAGCAGAGAGGAGCCCCTGTGGCAGGGAAAATGCGCAGCATCGGAGGATAAAACTTTATGAGACAAAGCCTCGACAAGAGAGGGGATGCTTTCAGGGTAGGGCTCGATGCGCTGGTGCAGG is part of the bacterium genome and encodes:
- a CDS encoding SDR family NAD(P)-dependent oxidoreductase — its product is MILGGAGGIGLELGRYLARTVQARLVLLGRSEKLSVEQREKIARIESHGGKVLYLQADATDWESMRAAVARAKERFGSIHGVIHSAIVLKDRALKNMDEQTFRAALAPKVRGSVILNKVLQNEPLDFMLFFSSAQSFLSNAGQSNYAAACTFKDAYALYLDQIRPYPVKVINWGYWGSVGIVADEDYTRRLAAQGIASIEPEEGMEAIQRVLGQGTSGQRRLSQVIAIKAQNTLLEAMGADLHQRIEPYPESIPSLVEALSHKVLSSDAAHFPCHRGSSLLLDEEGENNHHPHPTSPFKGEEWREDFHTRRGIPEVLPPQHGTQLQEDAQPHDAQLPDDTRPAGKQNEVSRLQRACNELERYGRLLLLDAFQRMGVFRGSGERYRKDQLKDRLKIAPGYSRLYEALMDILIKAGFVQLRGEEIVTTREVENKDQGGGLTGQEGCKDLGERRHLLAQDFPEIAGHLELLWACVSEYPEILTGRKDHMQVMFPNGSMELVENIYRGNTIADSANNLMADLIRLYLEHRIGQDAQVGQDAQAQAQTQAQDAAPDQTQAKAQARIQLIELGAGVGGTSTFILEAISQYRENVSYLYTDISAGFVQYGKSMYGDDYPFVEFKVLDIEKDPQEQGFEPGSADIVLASNVVHATRRMHHTIGQIKKLLKTNGLLILNEVTRVQDFATLTFGLTSGWWLFEDEENRLKGSPLLDAAGWKQVLAANGIGRTRIFTIPPQEAGKRSEQCGEEKSEQYTIEGGFEQSVIVGESDGLALVAALSPEVSETHEDKTLFPEGSPQEPALAETGIPDIPRFPCPGDSLALDEEDENSHHPHPASPLKGEDRSEGTSILPRPSGERAGREPLWQVRGPVVRSDKLATSPLRGKENSGSMQQAAGMQNLQDFQEMTREYVKEVLCRVLKIQKGEINNRASFEKYGVDSLVVMEINKELEKDFGKLPATLLFEHMSVEALAAYFITHHRPTLESMLAEKMK